The following coding sequences lie in one Oncorhynchus kisutch isolate 150728-3 linkage group LG17, Okis_V2, whole genome shotgun sequence genomic window:
- the rhoab gene encoding rho-related GTP-binding protein RhoA-B, producing MAAIRKKLVIVGDGACGKTCLLIVFSKDQFPEVYVPTVFENYVADIEVDSKQVELALWDTAGQEDYDRLRPLSYPDTDVILMCFSIDSPDSLENIPEKWTPEVKHFCPNVPIILVGNKKDLRNDEHTRRELAKMKQEPVKPEEGRDMANRIGAFGYMECSAKSKDGVREVFEMATRAALQARRGKKSNKCLLL from the exons ATGGCGGCGATTCGTAAGAAGCTGGTGATCGTGGGAGATGGTGCCTGTGGGAAGACCTGTCTGTTGATAGTCTTCAGCAAAGACCAGTTCCCCGAGGTCTACGTACCCACTGTCTTTGAGAACTATGTGGCTGACATCGAGGTGGACAGCAAGCAG GTGGAGCTGGCTCTGTGGGATACAGCTGGCCAAGAGGACTACGACAGGCTTCGCCCCCTCTCCTACCCTGACACTGACGTCATCCTCATGTGCTTCTCCATTGACAGCCCAGACAGTTTGG AGAACATTCCAGAGAAATGGACTCCCGAGGTCAAACACTTCTGTCCCAACGTTCCCATCATCCTCGTAGGCAACAAGAAGGACCTGCGCAATGATGAACACACACGTCGCGAGTTGGCCAAGATGAAACAG GAGCCAGTGAAGCCAGAGGAGGGCCGCGACATGGCCAACAGGATTGGAGCGTTCGGCTACATGGAGTGCTCAGCCAAGTCGAAGGATGGGGTGCGGGAGGTGTTTGAGATGGCCACCAGGGCGGCGCTACAGGCCCGGAGGGGCAAGAAGAGCAATAAATGTCTCCTGCTGTAG